A window of the Cannabis sativa cultivar Pink pepper isolate KNU-18-1 chromosome X, ASM2916894v1, whole genome shotgun sequence genome harbors these coding sequences:
- the LOC133032797 gene encoding protein NUCLEAR FUSION DEFECTIVE 4-like: MGLGSQTSSASVTRATKWLGFVTAVWVQSISGNNYTFSNYSDALKTLMNLTQLELNNLSVAKDIGKAFGLLAGFASDKLPTWAILLIGSLEGLVGYGTQWLVVSERIKPISYWQMCIVLCMGGNSSTWMNTAILVTCIRNFRKNRGPVAGILKGYVGLSTAIFTVLCSALFNDDPARFLLMLSVTPLAVCIAAMIFLREIPPSDSASDDEEESSYFWLFNGVAFVVAIYLLSYQFIPNPGKLFSQIFASILLVLLASPLAIPVYSFISAWSSSSSSEQGSDPETRVTEPLLKPEITAEERSQDTVVVEKRKPVIGEEHTIWEALQCLDFWIMFVSFLCGVGTGLAVMNNMGQIGLALGYADVSIFVSLTSIWGFFGRIISGMVSEYFIRKAGTPRPLWNAASQILMAGGYVLMAIAMPGSLYIGSIVVGICYGIRLAITVPTASELFGLKYYGLIYNILILNLPLGSFLFSGLLAGILYDMEATPMAGGGNTCVGGHCYRMVFVVMAVACIVGFGLDILLSIRTKNLYQKIQASKRSKKGAVLK, from the exons ATGGGTTTGGGTTCCCAAACTTCCTCAGCCTCCGTTACGAGGGCCACTAAATGGCTGGGCTTCGTCACTGCCGTCTGGGTCCAATCCATTTCCGGCAACAACTACACATTCTCCAACTACTCCGACGCACTCAAGACTCTAATGAACTTAACCCAACTCGAGCTTAACAATCTCTCCGTCGCTAAAGACATCGGCAAAGCTTTTGGTCTTTTAGCAGGTTTCGCTTCCGACAAATTACCGACATGGGCCATTCTCCTTATTGGTTCACTTGAAGGTCTCGTCGGTTATGGAACTCAGTGGCTTGTAGTTAGCGAACGGATTAAGCCAATCTCTTACTGGCag ATGTGCATAGTTTTGTGCATGGGAGGGAACAGTTCCACATGGATGAACACTGCCATTTTGGTAACTTGTATACGTAACTTTCGGAAGAACAGAGGCCCAGTAGCAGGGATTCTAAAAGGTTACGTTGGTCTCAGCACAGCAATCTTCACTGTCCTCTGTTCTGCCCTATTCAACGACGACCCGGCCCGTTTCCTCCTCATGCTATCGGTTACACCACTCGCCGTTTGCATCGCCGCCATGATCTTTCTCCGTGAGATTCCACCCTCAGATTCCGCCTCCGATGATGAAGAAGAGTCTAGCTACTTCTGGCTCTTTAACGGCGTCGCTTTCGTCGTCGCTATCTACCTCCTCTCTTACCAATTTATCCCCAACCCCGGTAAGCTCTTCTCTCAGATTTTCGCTTCCATTCTGTTGGTCCTCCTCGCTTCGCCCCTTGCCATCCCTGTCTACTCGTTCATCTCCGCCTGGTCCTCCTCCTCTTCGTCGGAGCAGGGTTCGGATCCCGAAACCCGTGTGACGGAGCCGTTGCTGAAGCCGGAGATTACGGCGGAGGAACGGTCTCAGGATACGGTGGTAGTTGAGAAGCGGAAGCCGGTGATCGGTGAAGAGCACACGATTTGGGAGGCGTTGCAGTGCTTGGATTTTTGGATAATGTTTGTGTCGTTTTTGTGTGGAGTTGGGACTGGTTTGGCAGTGATGAACAATATGGGTCAGATTGGATTGGCTCTTGGATACGCCGACGTTTCGATCTTTGTCTCTCTCACTAGCATATGGGGATTTTTCGGTAGAATTATCTCCGGCATGGTCTCCGAATATTTCATTAG GAAAGCTGGCACACCAAGGCCACTTTGGAATGCAGCTTCTCAGATTCTAATGGCTGGTGGGTATGTACTTATGGCAATTGCTATGCCTGGTTCACTTTACATTGGCTCAATTGTTGTGGGAATTTGCTATGGCATACGATTAGCTATTACTGTCCCAACTGCATCTGAACTCTTTGGCCTCAAATATTATGGTCTCATATACAACATTCTGATTCTCAACCTTCCCCTTGGATCATTCCTCTTCTCCGGTCTCCTAGCCGGAATTCTCTATGACATGGAGGCTACGCCGATGGCGGGCGGTGGAAACACTTGTGTGGGTGGACATTGTTACAGGATGGTGTTTGTGGTCATGGCAGTCGCCTGCATTGTTGGTTTTGGATTGGACATTTTATTGTCTATTAGAACCAAAAACCTTTACCAAAAAATCCAAGCTAGCAAGAGATCAAAGAAAGGGGCTGTTCTTAAATAA
- the LOC133031828 gene encoding endo-1,4-beta-xylanase 5-like isoform X1: MKMRLILVLFLFNICPFLVVASLADGPLYDFTAYTECKVKPERPLYNGGILNKEKPRAVGEYGSDDGFYSPAFILRNLTQSTIYCFSSWVKIEGEGSALIRANLKTEDETYNCVGTVLAKRGCWSFLKGGFVLETPSNLSILYFQSSDDIDVGINIASSSLQPFSNEQWRINQQYIVNYKRKRAVTVHVSNENGERLQGATILIEQVAKDFPFGSAIAKTILGNFPYQKWFAKRFNAAVFENELKWYATEPEQGQVNYTIADQMLEFIRANQIIARGHNIFWEDPKYTPPWVRNLTGSDLKSAVEFRIQSLLSKYKDEFIHWDVSNEMLHFDFYEKRLGPDATLSFYESAHKYDPLATLFMNEFNVVETCSDVNSTVDTFISRLIELKKGGVFMDGIGLEGHFTVPNPPLMRGILDKLATLGIPIWLTEVDISKTLDKTSQAIYLEQVLREGFSHPSVNGIMLWTALHPNGCYQMCLTDNNLQNLPAGDVVDKLLKEWQTLELEGVSDNHGSYSFYGFLGEYKVNVKYQNRAVTSTFSLSQGEETKHFSIQL, translated from the exons ATGAAGATGAGATTGATCCTTGTTCTCTTCTTATTCAATATATGTCCCTTTTTAGTTGTTGCTTCATTGG CAGATGGGCCTTTGTATGATTTTACGGCTTACACTGAg TGTAAAGTGAAGCCAGAGAGGCCACTCTACAATGGGGGTATTCTTAATAAAGAGAAGCCTAGGGCTGTTGGGGAATATGGAAGTGATGATGGTTTCTATTCACCTGCGTTCATACTTCGCAACCTAACTCAATCCACCATTTACTGCTTCTCCA GTTGGGTTAAGATAGAAGGTGAGGGATCAGCTCTGATAAGGGCAAATTTAAAAACAGAAGATGAGACCTATAATTGTGTAGGGACTGTTTTGGCTAAGCGTGGATGTTGGTCTTTTCTTAAGGGTGGATTTGTCCTTGAAACACCCTCCAATTTATCAATATTATATTTTCAG AGCTCGGATGATATAGATGTTGGTATTAACATTGCAAGCTCTTCACTGCAACCATTTTCCAATGAACAATGGAGAATAAATCAACAATATATAGTCAATTAT AAAAGGAAACGTGCTGTGACAGTCCATGTCTCTAATGAAAATGGAGAAAGGTTACAAGGAGCCACAATTTTGATAGAGCAAGTGGCTAAGGATTTCCCATTTGGGTCTGCCATAGCAAAAACCATCTTAGGAAATTTCCCATATCAG AAATGGTTTGCCAAACGATTCAATGCTGCAGTTTTTGAAAATGAACTGAAATGGTATGCAACAGAACCTGAACAAGGCCAAGTTAACTATACCATAGCAGATCAAATGTTGGAGTTCATTCGAGCTAATCAAATTATAGCAAGAGGTCATAatatattttgggaagaccCCAAGTACACACCACCTTGGGTTAGAAATCTCACGGGTTCAGACCTTAAATCAGCTGTGGAGTTTAGAATTCAAAGCCTATTGAGCAAATATAAGGATGAGTTCATTCATTGGGATGTTAGCAATGAAATGCTTCACTTTGATTTCTATGAAAAAAGGCTTGGCCCTGACGCCACGCTAAGTTTCTATGAATCTGCACACAAATACGACCCATTGGCAACCTTATTCATGAATGAATTCAACGTAGTTGAGACTTGCAGTGATGTGAACTCCACCGTTGATACATTTATTTCAAGGTTGATAGAACTCAAAAAAGGTGGAGTTTTCATGGATGGAATTGGTCTAGAGGGACATTTTACAGTACCCAATCCTCCACTTATGAGAGGTATACTAGATAAGTTGGCCACACTAGGAATTCCCATTTGGCTAACAGAAGTagatatcagtaaaaccctcgATAAAACATCTCAG GCTATTTACTTAGAACAAGTTTTAAGAGAAGGCTTTTCACATCCTTCTGTTAATGGTATAATGCTTTGGACTGCTCTTCATCCTAACGGGTGCTACCAAATGTGCCTGACAGACAACAATCTCCAAAATCTCCCAGCTGGTGATGTAGTTGATAAGCTTTTGAAAGAATGGCAAACATTGGAGTTAGAGGGTGTGAGTGATAATCATGGATCATATAGTTTCTATGGGTTTCTAGGTGAGTACAAGGTCAATGTCAAGTATCAAAATAGAGCTGTAACTTCCACTTTCTCACTCTCTCAAGGTGAAGAAACTAAACACTTTAGCATTCAGCTCTAA
- the LOC133031828 gene encoding endo-1,4-beta-xylanase 5-like isoform X2 has translation MKMRLILVLFLFNICPFLVVASLDGPLYDFTAYTECKVKPERPLYNGGILNKEKPRAVGEYGSDDGFYSPAFILRNLTQSTIYCFSSWVKIEGEGSALIRANLKTEDETYNCVGTVLAKRGCWSFLKGGFVLETPSNLSILYFQSSDDIDVGINIASSSLQPFSNEQWRINQQYIVNYKRKRAVTVHVSNENGERLQGATILIEQVAKDFPFGSAIAKTILGNFPYQKWFAKRFNAAVFENELKWYATEPEQGQVNYTIADQMLEFIRANQIIARGHNIFWEDPKYTPPWVRNLTGSDLKSAVEFRIQSLLSKYKDEFIHWDVSNEMLHFDFYEKRLGPDATLSFYESAHKYDPLATLFMNEFNVVETCSDVNSTVDTFISRLIELKKGGVFMDGIGLEGHFTVPNPPLMRGILDKLATLGIPIWLTEVDISKTLDKTSQAIYLEQVLREGFSHPSVNGIMLWTALHPNGCYQMCLTDNNLQNLPAGDVVDKLLKEWQTLELEGVSDNHGSYSFYGFLGEYKVNVKYQNRAVTSTFSLSQGEETKHFSIQL, from the exons ATGAAGATGAGATTGATCCTTGTTCTCTTCTTATTCAATATATGTCCCTTTTTAGTTGTTGCTTCATTGG ATGGGCCTTTGTATGATTTTACGGCTTACACTGAg TGTAAAGTGAAGCCAGAGAGGCCACTCTACAATGGGGGTATTCTTAATAAAGAGAAGCCTAGGGCTGTTGGGGAATATGGAAGTGATGATGGTTTCTATTCACCTGCGTTCATACTTCGCAACCTAACTCAATCCACCATTTACTGCTTCTCCA GTTGGGTTAAGATAGAAGGTGAGGGATCAGCTCTGATAAGGGCAAATTTAAAAACAGAAGATGAGACCTATAATTGTGTAGGGACTGTTTTGGCTAAGCGTGGATGTTGGTCTTTTCTTAAGGGTGGATTTGTCCTTGAAACACCCTCCAATTTATCAATATTATATTTTCAG AGCTCGGATGATATAGATGTTGGTATTAACATTGCAAGCTCTTCACTGCAACCATTTTCCAATGAACAATGGAGAATAAATCAACAATATATAGTCAATTAT AAAAGGAAACGTGCTGTGACAGTCCATGTCTCTAATGAAAATGGAGAAAGGTTACAAGGAGCCACAATTTTGATAGAGCAAGTGGCTAAGGATTTCCCATTTGGGTCTGCCATAGCAAAAACCATCTTAGGAAATTTCCCATATCAG AAATGGTTTGCCAAACGATTCAATGCTGCAGTTTTTGAAAATGAACTGAAATGGTATGCAACAGAACCTGAACAAGGCCAAGTTAACTATACCATAGCAGATCAAATGTTGGAGTTCATTCGAGCTAATCAAATTATAGCAAGAGGTCATAatatattttgggaagaccCCAAGTACACACCACCTTGGGTTAGAAATCTCACGGGTTCAGACCTTAAATCAGCTGTGGAGTTTAGAATTCAAAGCCTATTGAGCAAATATAAGGATGAGTTCATTCATTGGGATGTTAGCAATGAAATGCTTCACTTTGATTTCTATGAAAAAAGGCTTGGCCCTGACGCCACGCTAAGTTTCTATGAATCTGCACACAAATACGACCCATTGGCAACCTTATTCATGAATGAATTCAACGTAGTTGAGACTTGCAGTGATGTGAACTCCACCGTTGATACATTTATTTCAAGGTTGATAGAACTCAAAAAAGGTGGAGTTTTCATGGATGGAATTGGTCTAGAGGGACATTTTACAGTACCCAATCCTCCACTTATGAGAGGTATACTAGATAAGTTGGCCACACTAGGAATTCCCATTTGGCTAACAGAAGTagatatcagtaaaaccctcgATAAAACATCTCAG GCTATTTACTTAGAACAAGTTTTAAGAGAAGGCTTTTCACATCCTTCTGTTAATGGTATAATGCTTTGGACTGCTCTTCATCCTAACGGGTGCTACCAAATGTGCCTGACAGACAACAATCTCCAAAATCTCCCAGCTGGTGATGTAGTTGATAAGCTTTTGAAAGAATGGCAAACATTGGAGTTAGAGGGTGTGAGTGATAATCATGGATCATATAGTTTCTATGGGTTTCTAGGTGAGTACAAGGTCAATGTCAAGTATCAAAATAGAGCTGTAACTTCCACTTTCTCACTCTCTCAAGGTGAAGAAACTAAACACTTTAGCATTCAGCTCTAA